A genomic segment from Lasioglossum baleicum chromosome 5, iyLasBale1, whole genome shotgun sequence encodes:
- the LOC143208622 gene encoding protein Wnt-6 isoform X1, whose protein sequence is MDPTLICKKTRRLKGKMAEICRKEPSLLKEIARGVQVGTRECQYQFRNRRWNCTTIRRSLRKILLRDTRETGFVNAITAAGVTYAVTRACTMGHLVECSCDKMTSKGNRLGKFIPTPEIQKSLPTEGDWEWGGCGDNVKFGFKKSREFMDAPYRKRSDIKTLVKLHNNDAGRLAVRDFMRTECKCHGLSGSCTVRTCWRKMPPFRDVGNRLKESFDGAAKVIPSNDGHSFITEGPTIKPPDRFDLIYSEDSPDFCKLNRKTGSLGTQGRRCNSTSQGVDGCELLCCGRGYDTRIVKEKVNCGCRFRWCCEVTCNTCLDKKTINTCR, encoded by the exons ATGGACCCGACGCTGATCTGCAAGAAAACCAGGCGACTGAAGGGCAAAATGGCGGAGATCTGTCGGAAGGAGCCCTCGTTGCTCAAGGAGATCGCGAGGGGTGTGCAGGTCGGCACCAGGGAGTGTCAGTATCAGTTTCGAAACCGTAGGTGGAACTGCACCACCATCCGAAGGTCCCTGAGGAAGATTTTGCTGAGGG ATACCAGGGAGACGGGTTTCGTGAACGCCATCACCGCGGCAGGCGTCACCTACGCCGTCACCAGAGCCTGCACCATGGGTCACCTCGTCGAATGTTCCTGCGACAAAATGACGTCGAAAG GTAACCGTCTCGGCAAGTTTATCCCGACCCCCGAGATCCAGAAGAGTCTGCCGACCGAGGGCGACTGGGAATGGGGAGGATGCGGGGACAACGTCAAGTTCGGCTTCAAAAAGTCGCGCGAGTTCATGGACGCTCCCTACCGGAAGCGCAGCGACATCAAGACGCTGGTCAAGCTTCACAACAACGACGCCGGTCGTCTG GCGGTGCGGGACTTCATGAGGACGGAGTGCAAGTGCCACGGGCTCTCCGGCTCGTGCACGGTGCGCACCTGTTGGCGGAAGATGCCGCCGTTCCGCGACGTGGGCAACCGGCTGAAGGAGTCGTTCGACGGCGCGGCCAAGGTGATCCCGAGCAACGACGGGCACAGCTTCATCACAGAGGGACCGACCATCAAGCCGCCGGATCGGTTCGATTTGATCTACAGCGAGGACTCGCCCGACTTCTGCAAGCTGAACAGGAAAACGGGCTCGTTGGGCACCCAGGGTCGTCGCTGCAACTCCACCAGCCAAGGTGTCGACGGCTGTGAGCTGTTGTGCTGTGGCAGAGGTTACGACACCCGGATCGTCAAGGAGAAGGTGAACTGCGGGTGCAGGTTCCGGTGGTGCTGCGAGGTCACCTGCAACACTTGCCTGGACAAGAAAACGATCAACACCTGTCGTTGA
- the LOC143208622 gene encoding protein Wnt-6 isoform X2, with translation MEMRLVFVAVCLLLVTPIAGSFWTVGNQLVMDPTLICKKTRRLKGKMAEICRKEPSLLKEIARGVQVGTRECQYQFRNRRWNCTTIRRSLRKILLRDTRETGFVNAITAAGVTYAVTRACTMGHLVECSCDKMTSKGNRLGKFIPTPEIQKSLPTEGDWEWGGCGDNVKFGFKKSREFMDAPYRKRSDIKTLVKLHNNDAGRLAVRDFMRTECKCHGLSGSCTVRTCWRKMPPFRDVGNRLKESFDGAAKVIPSNDGHSFITEGPTIKPPDRFDLIYSEDSPDFCKLNRKTGSLGTQGRRCNSTSQGVDGCELLCCGRGYDTRIVKEKVNCGCRFRWCCEVTCNTCLDKKTINTCR, from the exons GACCGTTGGAAATCAGCTGGTGATGGACCCGACGCTGATCTGCAAGAAAACCAGGCGACTGAAGGGCAAAATGGCGGAGATCTGTCGGAAGGAGCCCTCGTTGCTCAAGGAGATCGCGAGGGGTGTGCAGGTCGGCACCAGGGAGTGTCAGTATCAGTTTCGAAACCGTAGGTGGAACTGCACCACCATCCGAAGGTCCCTGAGGAAGATTTTGCTGAGGG ATACCAGGGAGACGGGTTTCGTGAACGCCATCACCGCGGCAGGCGTCACCTACGCCGTCACCAGAGCCTGCACCATGGGTCACCTCGTCGAATGTTCCTGCGACAAAATGACGTCGAAAG GTAACCGTCTCGGCAAGTTTATCCCGACCCCCGAGATCCAGAAGAGTCTGCCGACCGAGGGCGACTGGGAATGGGGAGGATGCGGGGACAACGTCAAGTTCGGCTTCAAAAAGTCGCGCGAGTTCATGGACGCTCCCTACCGGAAGCGCAGCGACATCAAGACGCTGGTCAAGCTTCACAACAACGACGCCGGTCGTCTG GCGGTGCGGGACTTCATGAGGACGGAGTGCAAGTGCCACGGGCTCTCCGGCTCGTGCACGGTGCGCACCTGTTGGCGGAAGATGCCGCCGTTCCGCGACGTGGGCAACCGGCTGAAGGAGTCGTTCGACGGCGCGGCCAAGGTGATCCCGAGCAACGACGGGCACAGCTTCATCACAGAGGGACCGACCATCAAGCCGCCGGATCGGTTCGATTTGATCTACAGCGAGGACTCGCCCGACTTCTGCAAGCTGAACAGGAAAACGGGCTCGTTGGGCACCCAGGGTCGTCGCTGCAACTCCACCAGCCAAGGTGTCGACGGCTGTGAGCTGTTGTGCTGTGGCAGAGGTTACGACACCCGGATCGTCAAGGAGAAGGTGAACTGCGGGTGCAGGTTCCGGTGGTGCTGCGAGGTCACCTGCAACACTTGCCTGGACAAGAAAACGATCAACACCTGTCGTTGA